The genomic interval TTTAAATGTGTTCGGGGGAGCTATGCTGGGTTATGCCCATGATTTGTCTGCAAGTGAGCTGAGCGAAATTATATCAGAAGAAGATCCAGAGCAATTTATATTTACGGATGATGGCTTCGAATGGAATGATCTGCATATTTCTACTGATGATATTAACGAGCTACGAGAAGTGGCGCTTATTTCATATGGCAGCTGTAGCTTTGACGAACCCCGCGAAGATCTTCAAAATTTAGGATTGATGAGTTAAGAATATGCTATGTTAATACTCGATGATTGATCTTAAGATTAAGAGATTCATAATTTATAACCCAAAATTCCAACGATGAATTCAACTAACGATCCTACTTTAGAATCATTTGTAGATGTAGATTCACAATCGCACTTTCCTATTCAAAATTTGCCTTACGGCTTAGCCAATCCCGGTGATGGAGATTCTTTTTTATGCTCCGCCATTGGCGATTATGTTGTGAATTTGGCAGCACTGGAAGCCGCCGGCCATTTTGACGGCCCACACCTGGAGGGCGCAGAAGTATTCCAAGAACAAACGCTTAATAAATTTATGGGTCTGGGTCGTGATGCATGGACGGAGGCACGCCAAACGATCAGCCGGTTGTTAAGTGCTGATGAAGCAACGCTGCGGGATGATGATTCGCTGCGCAGTAAAGTGCTTATCCCCATGGACGAGGTAGAAATGCAGCTGCCGGTAGATATTGGTGATTACACTGACTTTTACTCTTCTGAGCAGCATGCTACTAATGTGGGGAGTATGTTTCGGGACCCCGAAAATGCCCTCAAACCTAACTGGAAACATCTGCCTGTCGGTTATCACGGCCGGGCCAGTTCGGTGGTTATCAGCGGGACTGATCTACATCGTCCACAGGGACAAATCCTGCCGCCGGATAGCGATGATACCCCTATTTTTAGTGCATGTAAACTTTGTGATTTTGAGCTGGAAATGGGTTTTCTGACAGGTCCCGGTAATGATGTGGGATCGCCAATTCCTATTGACGAAGCTGACGAGCACATCTTTGGGCTCACACTCGTCAATGACTGGAGTGCCCGCGACATCCAGAAGTGGGAGTACCAGCCTTTGGGCCCGTTCCTGGCGAAAAACTGGGCAACGACTGTTTCCCCGTGGATTGTTACGCTGGATGCGCTCGAGCCGTTCCGTATTTCCGGACCTGAGCAGGATCCTGAACCACTTCCTTATCTGGATACTGATGAAAACTGGACGTTTGATATTAATCTTGATGTGTTTTTGCAGGGCAAGGATATGGACGAGGCGCACAAAATTTGTGCATCCAATGCGAAGAATCTCTACTGGAATGTAGCTCAGCAGCTGGCGCATCAGACTATTACAGGCTGTAATATCCGTCCCGGTGATTTGTATGCTTCGGGCACTATCAGTGGACCGGAAAAATCATCGTACGGAAGTATGCTAGAGCTGAGCTGGAAAGGTACCGATCCTATTGAATTTCCCAACGGTGATGAGCGAACCTTCCTTGAAGACGGCGACGAAGTAACGATGACCGGCTATGCCGAAACCGATGGCTACACAATTGGGTTTGGTGAAGTGAGTGGTAAAATTTTGCCGGCGAAAGAACTTGATGTGTAGTTTATTTGACTACTAGTAATACGTAGTACGCAATACGGAGGTCATGCTTCGTATTGCGTATTTTTTTATTAGTTCATTTTTTGTTGGCAAAACTGCCAGAATTAATTTACTTAATCAGCGTCATCTTCTGGGTTTCGGCGTTACCGTCTAAAGTAAGCCGATAGAAATAAACGCCTGAAGCCATTCCTTCTGCGGTAACCGGATAGGTGTAGATACCCGCCTTTTGAGGCCTATCGACAATAGTAGAAATCTTTCGGCCCAGTACATCAAATATCTCCAGTGTTACCTCCCGCTGTTGGGTAAGGCTATATCGAATAGTTGTCTGATTGCTAAATGGATTCGGAAAATTTTGCTCCAGTTTGTTTTCAGTTGGTTGTACAGAACGAACTTTGAGCGTATAAACAGGATTTGGAGGGCTTTCTTTACCATTTGCAGCCACAATACCAATCTTGTTTAGCTTATCCCACTTCCACCCGGTTATAAACTGATCGCTGATGCTGTTATGTGATGAAAAAGTTTTAAACTCAGTCGTCCCGTTTTTAAAGTAGCCCAGCACGCCAATCATAATTTTATTAACAAAATCTATTTCCGAATTGATGGCAACTGATCCCGAAAACGGAGCAGCCTGAACGGTATGATAGCCGGCTGACATTAGTTGTAGCGTATCTGGATTGGCAAGACTGTCATCCCCAAAGAAGGTTGAGGTAATGTTAGGTGAAGGGTAATCGGTGCGCTCTTCAAACCCAAAAGAAGCCGGACTGTTGGCATTGCCCGAGGCGTAATGCCACATCTGGGACTCTACATAATTTTGCATGTATGCCTGTTGCCCGCCCAACTGTTGAGTGACGGCCTTAACCATGGTAATGTTGGGACTGTTTGAGATAATTTGCCAAACATTTACCCAGAACTGGGAACCGAATTTTTCTTCAAAAAAAAGTGCCCAGCTGACATGTTCGTAAGAACCGGGATAGAAACTTTGCGTAGGATCGCTGAGTATAGACTGATCGGAATCAAGGTAATTGTAATAATCATTTACGTTATCATAGACTACCTCTTCCATAAGTGTGGCATCCATCTCCAGCCAAGCTCCCGTTTCTCCAGACCAGCTGTTGGCTTCATACTGGATAGCATGCTTAAATTCATGAGCCATCGTAACATTGATCGCCCCTGTTTGATTGCCATCGGGATGATCGTTGGGCGGAAATCCCTCGGCAAAATCATTTTCGATAAATATGCAAGTAGATATACTATTTGTACAATAGTATGACCTATTAGGATTAGTGGTGTTTGGGCTGGTTAATCCAAAGGTAGGTGCAACATTTTGTATTTGGATTTCATATGATGTACTAGGAGAAATGGGATCCGAATAGCCCAGGGTTTGCACTTCGTGGCTATATGATGAGTCTGCTGCTGTTGCCACTTTTTCCACATAATCAGGAATGCCGTTGGTGTTTGTATCTTCGTTTGGTACGGCAGAAGATCCAGAAGTTTGGTAATGAATTTCAAAATTACCGGAGGGTGAGGAGTAGGTTTGGGAGGCCTGAGCAGTGGGCGCGGCCGTCATCGATTTGATTTTATTAATAGTGGCTGCAGATAGTTGCGAACGGTTGCGTTCGAAATCCATATAAGCTGGGGTACCGCACTTAATGGCGCTTTGTGCTGGGAGGCGGTATTGATCAGGCAGCTTAGAGCTGTTTTTACTGAGGTAAAACTTGTATAGTACCTTTTGGTCGAGGGTTAGTTTGCCTGCTTTGTAGGCTTGGTCAATAGTATGGTAGGCATTGTGATTATGTACAGATTCACCCTGTTGCGAATAGCCGGCTTGATAGAAGAAAAGGCAGAGCAGAAAAATTAAAATTGGTAGCCGCTTAAAGATCATCTACAACTATATTAGAAAGCAGAAAAATTCATTTCTTGCAAAATTACCCTTATTTTTGGGATCTGCAAATCATGAATCACTAAGGCACGAAGTGCACAAAGAAACTATTAATCGCTGTGCTCTAGTAGTAGTTAAAAAAGGAAATAGACCATGTACGAAGTAATACTGTATTACAAATTTAATGAGATTGACGATCCCGAAACATTTTGTGCTGAACATAAACAGTTTTGTGAGGAGCTGGGCATAAAGGGACGCATTTATATAAGTGATACCGGTATAAACGGTACGCTGGGCGGCACGCCCGAGCAGGTGGCCGAATATAAAGACCAGCTAACGAGCATCTCCGGATTTGACGGTATTGATTTTAAAACGGATACCAGTGATTACATTCCGTTTGCCAAACTGAAATGCAAGACGCGCGATGAGCTTGTAGCTATCCATAAAGAGGATGTTGATCCGGAAGACGGCGGCGAATACTTGGAGCCCGAGGAGTGGAAGCAAGTTATAGAATCTGACGAAGATTATGTGATGATAGATGTGCGCAACGATTATGAATCTGAGATTGGTCACTTCGAAGGAGCAGTGACACCCCAAGTTGAAAATTTTTACGAATTTCCTGAGTGGCTTGAAGAATTTGAAGAAGAGGTAGGTAAAGATAAAAAGGTATTGATGTATTGTACCGGTGGTATCCGATGTGAGAAGTTTTCGGTACTCATGAAGGAAAAGGGATGGCACGATGTAAACCAGTTGCATGGTGGTATTTTAAGGTATTCCAATGAAGAGGGGGGTGAACACTATAAGGGCAAATGCTTTGTGTTCGATGATCGCCTGGTAGTGCCCGTAAATGAAGATGATATGGAGCCCATAGCAAAGTGTGAGATTACCGGCAAACCGGCAGATACCTATATCAACTGTGCGAATATGCAGTGCAATAAGCTTTTTGTCTGTTCCGAAGAAGGAGCAAAAAAGATGGAGGGCTGCTGCAGCGAGGAGTGTCGGCAGAGTGAATATAAGCGACCGTTTGATCCGGAAAATGCGTTCCGTCCTTTCCGAAAATGGTACAACTATTTTGATGAGGACTTTAAGGAGCGAGAAATGGAGAGCAGTGGGTAATATATTTTTGTTTATCCCAACCGTAGGTAAGATCCTTATTATAATAATTCAAGATGTTACGGTTCTTTCATCTGTCCATGACTTAAAAAGCTTTTTAGCTTAAGGGATTTGTGCTTCTGATCTATAACACCTAATAGAATAGCTCCTTTTGCAACTAACTATTGGTACAAAGAAAATACTAGGCTAGTAAGAACAGTTAGCCAAGAAATTTAATCAGTGTATTTATTCAGTGAGGATGGTTAAGTGTTAGGTGAAGTCATTTTTGTTTTCAGTAATATTTGATTTGGTATTAAATAGCCTTCTTGAGATAAAATTAGTAAGATAGTTGGATGAAAAATTTAATTATTATTTTATGTCTATATATTACCTATATCATCTATTACTATTTTACCAGAGACAAATTCCTCGATAAATTTATTGAGACAAGTATTATTTTTGGAATTTTTGCATTAGGGCTTTTCATATATAATAAGTTTTTTGATGACGAGGGGGAATAGGAGTAATTTTTTGATAAACTATTTCGTTGAGTGATAGATTAATTATTTGGCATTGGCTGGAAATAGGGCATCCAACTGTTCTCTTCTATCGATGCTATGATTTGTTGTGTGAGGTGGCTGCATCCTGTCTTTTAAAGGCAGAGAGATCTATTTCTCTGTTACTTAAAAAACGCTTTGGCAATAGAGGTAAAATGTGATGGTCGATCCAGGAACGCATAATGTCCGGCATGATCGATGACTACGAGTGCAGCATTTTCGATTCCCTGCTCCATACGTTCGGCCTGGTAAAGCGGAGCCGCATTGTCATCACGTCCCCATAGTAATAGCACCTCATGAGGAATGTTTGGAAGGGTCGGTTCAAGATATTCGGTAACCGTTTGTACAAAGGTTTCGCGCATCACCCCGCTGAGTTTGCTGTAGTCGCTGGAGCCCAGTGCCTTCCAGAGGGCCGTTTCCCGAAGCCATTCTAATGCATTGCTGCGCCAAGATTTAGGTAATAGGTAGAACGGGGCCTTTAATGTTTTAGCAGTGTACTTTTTAAGATAAAAACCCAAACTCCGTTTGGGTTTCATGCCCGCACCGCCGGTAATGAGTACTTTGTCAATATGATCTTGACAATCTGCTCGGGCACAGAGCTTCAGCGCAATACGTCCGCCAAAAGAGTGGACCAGCAAGTCAACGGTTTCAAATTCTTGGTCTTGGATAAATTGTTCAACCATATCCGCATAGTCATCCACGTTCCAGGGATCATTGGGGACCGATGAATTACCGAAGCCGGGCAGATCGGGTATGTAACAATCGCGAATATCAGACAATTGTTTGGCCAGTGGTGCCATTACTTGTTTGTTGCTGCCCCACCCGTGAAGAATAAGCAGGGGCTTGTCGTTTTCCATCCCCGTGCGGGTATAGGAGACAGATAAACTTTGGTAATGGTATATTTTTACGGTTTCCATATCAGCAGTCAAACATCGAATTATTTTGTATCGCAAACAAGATTGATTTCATTCGTAATGAGAATCTGGTGATTAGCAATGTTCACGTGAGATGCTAATTGGAAATTTGCGATAGTGCTTAGACCTATCTCGATGTAGAGAAGCAGTTTTGTTAGGGTTTACAAGATCCATACAAGTAATAATATATCTCCTATTGAGAGAGATAAACTCCATGGCCTATCTATCGAGATTGGGGTTACGTTGAGTCTTCAACGAAAAACTTTTGTAAGGATTGCCGGTTACATGGGTCCTACTGTTACAGGCAGACAAAACATCCTCAGAGGTGACCAATTATGAAGAGACGAATATTTTTCTGGTTAGAGAAGCTAAAAATTACTCCCGGCGAACGTAAAACAGTAACTTCGCTGGTGATACTCTTTGTTATATTAGCAAGTGTCAATGTTGGACTTACGCCTTCGGTACCGTTCGAGGATGAACAGTACCATGAACTTGAGCAGCAGTTTAAAGAAAGGACAGCTATGCTCAAGAAGAAAGAACAGCAACTTATGCAGCGGTACCATCCTTCCGAAAAACAACTGGTTAGCCTTCAAAGTGATACCACTCCCGCAGACACTGCGGATGCCCCTAATGAAGAGCCAAACGAGACGCAGTCTGCTCAAGAAAAGATTAATATTAATACAGCCAACCAGCAGGCGTTGGAGTCGCTGCCCGGTATCGGACCTGCTTATGCAAGGCGTATCATAGTTTACCGCAAGGAAAACGGGAAATTTAAGACTAAAAACGAGCTCAAAAAAATTAAAGGTATTGCCCAAAAGCGGCTGGATAATTTGAAACCATTTGTCAAACTTTAGGATCCAAACTAATTAAGGCGGATCCTTCTATGAAAACACGCATTTTGTGGGCTGATGATGAAATCGATCAGCTGGAAGCACACATTATCTTTTTGGAGAATAAAGATTTTGAGGTGTCTCCGGTAACTAACGGCGAAGATGCTATCACGCTTATCAAAGAGGAGTCGTTCGATATTGTTTTTTTGGATGAGCAGATGCCCGGCATGGATGGTCTGGCAGTGCTCAATCGCATTAAGACGTTAGAGCCTTCGTTGCCAGTGGTGATGATTACCAAAAGTGAGGAAGAATCGATTATGGAGGAGGCCATTGGGGGTAAGATTTCTGACTATTTGATTAAGCCGGTCAACCCAAACCAAATTGTATTGACGATCAAGCGACTGTTGGAGCAGCAGCGTATCCGCAATGAACAGTTTGCCCAATCGTATCTGCGTGAGTTCAATAAAATATCTGACCGCATTCATGACAACCTGAGTTGGAACGAATGGATTACTATTTATAAACAGCTTACGCGCTGGGATGTTGATTTAGAGTCGGGGGAAGAATCACTTCGTCAGGTATTGGGGGACCAGTACCGGGAAGCTAACAAAATGTTTGGCGAATTTATTACCAAGCAATACCAGCCTTGGCTGGAAAAAGAAACACCAGATCGCCCCCCGCTGTCGGTTGATTTGGTAGATGAGTATGTATTGCCGCATGTAAAAAATGGACAAACCACGCTCTTCTTCATTATTGACTGCATGCGTTATGATCAGTGGATGATGTTTGAAAACCTACTGAGTGACAGTTACAGCATCGATACGGACTTTTATTACTCTATTTTGCCGACCGCTACACCCTATTCGCGCAATGCTATTTTTTCGGGATTATATCCGCTTGAGATTGAAAATATCTATCCTGATTTGTGGGACCAAGGAGAGGATGAGCGGTCACTGAACCAGTATGAAAAAGAGTTGATGCGGGCTCAACTCGACCGCAAGGGGATAGATCAGAAAATAAAATATGAGAAGGTATTAAATACCGAACAGGGGCGGGCCGTTGCTCAAGATATCCACAATTACATTCAAGAACCGTTAAGTACATTTGTATATAATTTTGTGGATACGCTAGTGCACTCTCGCTCCGATTCAGATGTTCTCAAGGAGATTGCCCCGGATGTGCCGGCTTTCCGGTCCTTGACGAAAACATGGTTCCAACACTCAACGCTGTATGAAATTTTTCAGATGCTAGCTGAAGAAGAAGTGGTTGTTGTAGTAACCACGGATCACGGTGCGGTGCGGGCATTGCACGATACAGAAGTAAAGGGCGATCGAAACACATCAACTAGCCTGCGCTATAAATACGGCCGCAACCTAACGGTGGAAGATAACAGTAGTATAGTTATTGAAAACCCTGAAGAATACAAACTGCCGACCCCGGGATATTCGAACAATTATATTATTGCTAAAGAGGATTATTATTTTGTATATCCCACCAATTACCATGAGTACCAGAATCGGTATCGTGATAGCTTTTTACACGGCGGAGCAAGTATGGAAGAGATGAT from Fodinibius salinus carries:
- the fahA gene encoding fumarylacetoacetase, which produces MNSTNDPTLESFVDVDSQSHFPIQNLPYGLANPGDGDSFLCSAIGDYVVNLAALEAAGHFDGPHLEGAEVFQEQTLNKFMGLGRDAWTEARQTISRLLSADEATLRDDDSLRSKVLIPMDEVEMQLPVDIGDYTDFYSSEQHATNVGSMFRDPENALKPNWKHLPVGYHGRASSVVISGTDLHRPQGQILPPDSDDTPIFSACKLCDFELEMGFLTGPGNDVGSPIPIDEADEHIFGLTLVNDWSARDIQKWEYQPLGPFLAKNWATTVSPWIVTLDALEPFRISGPEQDPEPLPYLDTDENWTFDINLDVFLQGKDMDEAHKICASNAKNLYWNVAQQLAHQTITGCNIRPGDLYASGTISGPEKSSYGSMLELSWKGTDPIEFPNGDERTFLEDGDEVTMTGYAETDGYTIGFGEVSGKILPAKELDV
- a CDS encoding MXAN_6640 family putative metalloprotease, which produces MIFKRLPILIFLLCLFFYQAGYSQQGESVHNHNAYHTIDQAYKAGKLTLDQKVLYKFYLSKNSSKLPDQYRLPAQSAIKCGTPAYMDFERNRSQLSAATINKIKSMTAAPTAQASQTYSSPSGNFEIHYQTSGSSAVPNEDTNTNGIPDYVEKVATAADSSYSHEVQTLGYSDPISPSTSYEIQIQNVAPTFGLTSPNTTNPNRSYYCTNSISTCIFIENDFAEGFPPNDHPDGNQTGAINVTMAHEFKHAIQYEANSWSGETGAWLEMDATLMEEVVYDNVNDYYNYLDSDQSILSDPTQSFYPGSYEHVSWALFFEEKFGSQFWVNVWQIISNSPNITMVKAVTQQLGGQQAYMQNYVESQMWHYASGNANSPASFGFEERTDYPSPNITSTFFGDDSLANPDTLQLMSAGYHTVQAAPFSGSVAINSEIDFVNKIMIGVLGYFKNGTTEFKTFSSHNSISDQFITGWKWDKLNKIGIVAANGKESPPNPVYTLKVRSVQPTENKLEQNFPNPFSNQTTIRYSLTQQREVTLEIFDVLGRKISTIVDRPQKAGIYTYPVTAEGMASGVYFYRLTLDGNAETQKMTLIK
- a CDS encoding rhodanese-related sulfurtransferase — protein: MYEVILYYKFNEIDDPETFCAEHKQFCEELGIKGRIYISDTGINGTLGGTPEQVAEYKDQLTSISGFDGIDFKTDTSDYIPFAKLKCKTRDELVAIHKEDVDPEDGGEYLEPEEWKQVIESDEDYVMIDVRNDYESEIGHFEGAVTPQVENFYEFPEWLEEFEEEVGKDKKVLMYCTGGIRCEKFSVLMKEKGWHDVNQLHGGILRYSNEEGGEHYKGKCFVFDDRLVVPVNEDDMEPIAKCEITGKPADTYINCANMQCNKLFVCSEEGAKKMEGCCSEECRQSEYKRPFDPENAFRPFRKWYNYFDEDFKEREMESSG
- a CDS encoding alpha/beta fold hydrolase; this encodes MTADMETVKIYHYQSLSVSYTRTGMENDKPLLILHGWGSNKQVMAPLAKQLSDIRDCYIPDLPGFGNSSVPNDPWNVDDYADMVEQFIQDQEFETVDLLVHSFGGRIALKLCARADCQDHIDKVLITGGAGMKPKRSLGFYLKKYTAKTLKAPFYLLPKSWRSNALEWLRETALWKALGSSDYSKLSGVMRETFVQTVTEYLEPTLPNIPHEVLLLWGRDDNAAPLYQAERMEQGIENAALVVIDHAGHYAFLDRPSHFTSIAKAFFK
- a CDS encoding ComEA family DNA-binding protein, with translation MKRRIFFWLEKLKITPGERKTVTSLVILFVILASVNVGLTPSVPFEDEQYHELEQQFKERTAMLKKKEQQLMQRYHPSEKQLVSLQSDTTPADTADAPNEEPNETQSAQEKININTANQQALESLPGIGPAYARRIIVYRKENGKFKTKNELKKIKGIAQKRLDNLKPFVKL
- a CDS encoding response regulator; translation: MKTRILWADDEIDQLEAHIIFLENKDFEVSPVTNGEDAITLIKEESFDIVFLDEQMPGMDGLAVLNRIKTLEPSLPVVMITKSEEESIMEEAIGGKISDYLIKPVNPNQIVLTIKRLLEQQRIRNEQFAQSYLREFNKISDRIHDNLSWNEWITIYKQLTRWDVDLESGEESLRQVLGDQYREANKMFGEFITKQYQPWLEKETPDRPPLSVDLVDEYVLPHVKNGQTTLFFIIDCMRYDQWMMFENLLSDSYSIDTDFYYSILPTATPYSRNAIFSGLYPLEIENIYPDLWDQGEDERSLNQYEKELMRAQLDRKGIDQKIKYEKVLNTEQGRAVAQDIHNYIQEPLSTFVYNFVDTLVHSRSDSDVLKEIAPDVPAFRSLTKTWFQHSTLYEIFQMLAEEEVVVVVTTDHGAVRALHDTEVKGDRNTSTSLRYKYGRNLTVEDNSSIVIENPEEYKLPTPGYSNNYIIAKEDYYFVYPTNYHEYQNRYRDSFLHGGASMEEMILPIATLRPKSML